In a genomic window of Clostridia bacterium:
- the tatA gene encoding twin-arginine translocase TatA/TatE family subunit, giving the protein MPFNIGPTELILILIIVLVIFGAGKLVGVGRALGQSIREFKSAVQGDTESKPEVMASKEKSEANQAEPQQDGARS; this is encoded by the coding sequence ATGCCATTTAATATTGGACCTACAGAACTAATTCTCATCCTGATCATTGTCCTGGTCATATTTGGAGCCGGCAAACTTGTAGGGGTAGGTCGGGCCCTAGGGCAGAGCATTAGGGAGTTCAAATCGGCTGTCCAGGGCGATACTGAAAGCAAGCCAGAAGTAATGGCCAGTAAAGAGAAGTCAGAAGCGAATCAGGCCGAACCCCAACAAGATGGCGCCCGCAGCTGA
- a CDS encoding twin-arginine translocase TatA/TatE family subunit, which yields MFNIGPTELILILVVALIIFGPKKLPEIGRTIGAAVR from the coding sequence TTGTTTAATATTGGTCCCACCGAGCTGATTCTTATTTTGGTAGTAGCTCTGATTATCTTTGGTCCTAAAAAGCTTCCCGAGATAGGGCGAACCATAGGTGCGGCGGTACGGG
- a CDS encoding cytochrome b/b6 domain-containing protein — MPESNYGEERVVRFGLASRLAHWSNAICFVLLLVTGAALVFPSFGHAVGPEGMRAFRQIHRVVAVPFAFLAPLIMILGDPKALGNWLKEIFSWSKTDLEFILAYPREFFGLKAKLPEQGKFNAGEKLNSLLTLFGCLMMAITGFIMLYPGRFSPAVVGWAHPLHSLGALVIGGVIIGHAYLSLLHPHSKESIKGMIWGTVSARFAREHHAKWYREAVKLRVQPAMRPIEGEEIDSIA, encoded by the coding sequence ATGCCCGAAAGTAATTACGGCGAGGAGAGAGTAGTTAGGTTTGGTTTGGCCTCCCGCCTGGCCCACTGGAGCAATGCTATATGTTTTGTGTTGCTTTTAGTTACTGGAGCGGCGCTGGTGTTCCCAAGCTTCGGCCATGCCGTAGGTCCGGAGGGGATGCGGGCCTTCCGCCAGATCCACCGCGTGGTAGCGGTGCCTTTTGCCTTCCTGGCCCCCTTGATCATGATCCTTGGTGATCCCAAAGCTCTCGGGAATTGGCTCAAGGAGATTTTTAGCTGGAGCAAGACGGATCTGGAGTTCATCTTGGCTTACCCCCGGGAATTTTTCGGCCTAAAGGCAAAGCTGCCGGAGCAGGGCAAGTTTAATGCGGGCGAGAAATTGAACTCGCTGTTGACGCTGTTTGGATGTCTAATGATGGCCATCACCGGCTTCATCATGCTCTATCCAGGCCGGTTTTCCCCGGCAGTAGTGGGCTGGGCCCACCCGCTCCACTCTTTAGGAGCGCTGGTCATAGGTGGGGTCATCATTGGCCATGCCTACCTCTCCCTTTTGCACCCTCACTCGAAGGAGAGCATTAAAGGCATGATCTGGGGAACGGTGTCAGCTCGCTTTGCCCGGGAACACCATGCCAAATGGTATCGGGAAGCAGTTAAGCTGCGGGTGCAACCGGCCATGAGACCCATTGAGGGTGAAGAAATTGATTCCATAGCCTAG